From one Musa acuminata AAA Group cultivar baxijiao chromosome BXJ2-6, Cavendish_Baxijiao_AAA, whole genome shotgun sequence genomic stretch:
- the LOC135581314 gene encoding mediator of RNA polymerase II transcription subunit 33A-like, translated as MSLVTESLMGSPWDEVAEYTKAAQGTGCDPAVWTVHVSSTLAAHVVPLPSPELAQLLVSHLCWGNNVPLAWKYVERALAANIAPPMLLLALLSVRIIPSRCSKPVAYRLYLELIQRHAFIFTSQIKGPSFKKIMVSINDVLHLSEKFGIQASEPGVLVVEYVFSILWQLLDATLDDEGLQELTPEKKAKWISRPHDMEIDGEDAFDEKKTEYNEKLQKANTIMAIELIWHFLNHKVISKLLSLARENMSSHWGSFAQRLHLLVTSSSALHNSTISVDKLQQFVQDIWKFGREWKPSHHQEICTLIAHGSLPSAGGCCHGSTSGALWIPVDLYLEDCLDASVAATDAIEVLSGLIKALRALNGSTWHDAFLAIWMASLRLVQRERDPHEGPVPRLDTRLCMLLSITILSIANIIEEEEATIIDEAELSNQWKEKTAGGKCRKDLVSSLQILGDYESLLVPPLSVTSVANQAAAKAMMFVSGLTGGSGYLENVAMSDKTVNCAGNMRHLIIEACISRNLLDTSAYFWPGYITARINQIPHSMPNQVPNWSALMKGAPLTSSMVNALVATPASSLAELEKIFEIAINGSDDDKISAATILCGASLFRGWNIQEHTVRFVVKLLSPPIPVDYAEGESHLISHGPMLNVVLTGISPVDCVQIFSFHGLVPELAGALMAICEVFGSCFPSISWTNTTGEEISVHTVFSNAFILLLRLWKFNHPPLEYCILGDGAPVGSQLTPEFLLLIRNSRVLSDAKLTKNRSNHGRLSTSTSSSSVHPIFVDSFPKLKTWYRQHQACLASTLSGLVHGTPVHQNVDVLLNMMFRKFTKGGSQPVCPGTSGNSSLSSSSGPASDDNSLRPKLPAWDIMEAVPFVVDAALTACSHGRLYPRELATGLKDLADFLPASLATIVSYFSAEVTRGVWKPAFMNGTDWPSPAANLSTVEENIKRIVAATGVDVPSLAAGGSSLATLPLPLAAFVSLTITYKLDKASERFLNLAGPALENLAASCPWPSMPIVAALWAQKVKRWTDFLVFSASRTVFHHNNDAVVQLLRSCFTATLGLCTQISSNGGVGGLLGHGFGSHFSGGLSPVAPGILYLRVYRCIKDIFSLTENILSLLMDAVKEITESVVSKERSDKMKKTKYGMKYGQVSLAAAMTQVKVAAALGATFVWLSGGSGIVQCLIQEILPSWFLSVHELDLEGGNGGMVYTLSGYALAYFAVLSGMFAWGIDSVSVSKRRPRVIASHMDFLSSVLDGKISLGCNWVLWRAYVSGFLGLVVQCAPYWVLEVDLLILKKLSRGLKQWKEDELALALLKRGGVEAMGAAAEVILSNE; from the exons ATGTCGCTGGTGACAGAGAGTCTCATGGGCTCGCCGTGGGACGAGGTGGCGGAGTACACGAAGGCAGCCCAGGGGACGGGCTGCGATCCGGCCGTCTGGACCGTCCACGTCTCCTCAACGCTGGCGGCGCACGTCGTGCCCCTTCCATCGCCGGAGCTCGCCCAGCTGCTGGTTTCCCACCTGTGCTGGGGAAACAATGTTCCCCTCGCCTGGAAGTACGTCGAGAGGGCCCTTGCCGCCAACATTGCTCCGCCCATGCTGCTCCTCGCCCTCCTCTCCGTCAG GATTATTCCAAGTCGATGTTCAAAGCCGGTGGCATATAGGCTGTATTTGGAACTTATCCAGAGACATGCGTTTATCTTCACATCTCAGATAAAAGGACCAAGCTTTAAAAA GATAATGGTGTCAATCAATGATGTTCTTCATCTTTCTGAAAAATTTGGTATCCAAGCATCTGAACCAGGGGTTTTGGTAGTTGAATATGTTTTTTCCATTTTATGGCAGTTACTTGATGCAACCTTAGATGATGAAGGGTTGCAAGAATTGACACCAGAAAAGAAGGCCAAATGGATATCTAGgccacatgacatggagatagatgGAGAAGATGCATTTGATGAGAAAAAGACTGAATATAATGAAAAACTGCAGAAAGCAAATACTATAATGGCGATTGAACTCATTTGGCATTTCCTGAACCATAAAGTAATTTCCAAGCTTCTCTCCTTGGCACGTGAAAACAT gtCATCTCATTGGGGTTCTTTTGCTCAACGCTTACACTTGCTCGTGACAAGCTCCTCAGCGTTGCATAATTCAACAATATCTGTTGATAAGTTGCAGCAGTTTGTTCAGGATATTTGGAAATTTGGCAGAGAATGGAAACCTAGTCATCACCAAGAAATCTGCACTCTCATTGCTCATGGATCTTTACCATCTGCTGGTGGCTGTTGTCATGGATCTACTAGTGGGGCCCTCTGGATTCCAGTAGATCTGTATCTTGAGGACTGTCTTGATGCATCAGTTGCTGCTACTGATGCAATCGAAGTTCTTAGTG GATTAATCAAGGCTCTTCGAGCACTTAATGGTAGCACCTGGCATGATGCTTTTTTAGCCATTTGGATGGCCTCTCTTCGTCTTGTACAAAGG GAAAGGGATCCTCATGAGGGTCCTGTACCTCGCCTTGACACACGGTTGTGCATGTTACTGTCGATAACGATACTTTCCATTGCTAACATTATTGAGGAAGAAGAAGCAACTATTATTGATGAGGCTGAACTGAGCAATCAATGGAAAGAAAAAACTGCTGGTGGAAAGTGCCGCAAAGATCTGGTGTCCAGCTTACAGATACTCGGTGATTATGAAAGCTTGCTGGTTCCTCCATTGTCTGTTACCTCTGTAGCCAATCAGGCTGCTGCAAAAGCTATGATGTTTGTTTCAGGCCTTACAGGTGGTAGTGGGTATCTGGAGAATGTAGCCATGAGTGACAAGACAGTAAATTGTG CTGGAAATATGCGACATTTGATTATTGAGGCTTGTATTTCACGAAATTTATTGGACACATCAGCGTACTTTTGGCCAGGCTACATTACTGCACGTATCAACCAGATTCCTCATTCAATGCCTAATCAAGTGCCTAATTGGTCTGCATTGATGAAGGGTGCACCTCTAACTTCATCAATGGTAAATGCTTTGGTGGCAACTCCTGCTTCAAG CTTAGCAGAGCTTGAGAAGATATTTGAAATTGCAATCAATGGATCAGATGATGACAAAATATCTGCTGCCACTATTCTATGTGGAGCCTCTCTGTTTCGTGGGTGGAATATTCAG GAGCATACCGTTCGCTTTGTTGTGAAACTGCTTTCACCTCCTATTCCTGTTGATTATGCTGAAGGAGAAAGCCATTTGATTAGTCATGGTCCTATGCTTAATGTTGTTCTTACTGGAATATCACCCGTGGACTGTGTTCAAATTTTCTCATTCCATGGACTG GTACCGGAACTTGCAGGAGCACTGATGGCAATCTGTGAAGTGTTTGGATCTTGCTTTCCTAGTATCTCATGGACCAACACAACAGGGGAAGAGATATCTGTCCATACAGTGTTCTCTAATGCATTTATTCTTCTATTAAGATTGTGGAAATTTAACCATCCGCCACTTGAATATTGCATTTTGGGAGATGGTGCTCCAGTTGGATCACAATTAACTCCTGAATTCCTTCTCTTGATTCGTAATTCTAGAGTTTTATCTGATGCAAAATTAACCAAGAATAGAAGTAACCATGGGCGACTGTCAACCAGTACAAGCTCATCATCTGTGCATCCCATTTTTGTAGATTCGTTTCCAAAGTTAAAAACCTGGTACCGACAGCATCAAGCTTGTTTAGCATCGACACTTTCTGGACTGGTTCATGGAACTCCAGTGCATCAAAATGTGGATGTTCTTCTCAACATGATGTTCAGGAAGTTCACTAAAGGTGGTAGTCAACCAGTGTGTCCTGGAACATCTGGAAATAGCAGTTTAAGCAGTTCTTCAGGTCCAGCAAGTGATGACAACTCACTCAGACCCAAGCTACCCGCCTGGGACATTATGGAAGCAGTTCCATTTGTAGTTGATGCTGCTCTTACTGCTTGTTCTCATGGAAGGTTATATCCACGAGAATTAGCAACAG GCCTCAAAGATCTTGCTGATTTTCTTCCTGCATCTCTGGCTACAATTGTAAGCTACTTTTCTGCTGAAGTAACACGAGGAGTTTGGAAGCCGGCTTTTATGAATGGAACTGATTGGCCAAGCCCTGCTGCAAATTTGTCAACTGTCGAAGAAAATATCAAAAGGATTGTTGCCGCAACTGGTGTTGATGTTCCAAGCCTAGCTGCAG GAGGAAGCTCTCTTGCTACACTTCCATTACCCTTGGCAGCCTTTGTGAGCCTCACGATTACATATAAACTTGACAAAGCCTCAGAACGATTCCTTAATCTTGCTGGTCCAGCTTTGGAGAATCTTGCAGCAAGTTGTCCTTGGCCAAGCATGCCAATTGTTGCAGCCTTGTGGGCCCAAAAGGTGAAGAGATGGACTGATTTTCTTGTGTTTTCTGCATCACGCACTGTCTTCCACCACAACAATGATGCAGTTGTTCAGCTTCTCAGAAGTTGTTTCACTGCCACACTTGGTCTGTGCACTCAAATATCCAGCAATGGAGGTGTGGGTGGACTTCTTGGACATGGATTTGGTTCTCATTTTTCTGGAGGCCTCTCCCCTGTTGCTCCAGGAATTCTATACCTCCGAGTGTACAGATGCATTAAGGACATTTTTTCACTGACAGAAAATATTCTTTCCCTATTAATGGATGCAGTCAAAGAAATAACAGAAAGTGTCGTCAGCAAGGAGAGGTCCGATAAGATGAAGAAAACAAAGTACGGAATGAAATATGGGCAGGTCTCACTTGCTGCCGCCATGACACAAGTGAAGGTGGCAGCTGCTCTTGGAGCAACATTTGTGTGGTTATCAGGGGGATCAGGCATTGTCCAGTGTTTAATACAGGAGATTCTTCCTTCTTGGTTTCTCTCAGTCCATGAGTTAGATCTCGAAGGAGGGAATGGGGGGATGGTATATACTTTGAGCGGATATGCTCTGGCTTACTTTGCTGTCCTCAGCGGAATGTTTGCCTGGGGCATCGATTCAGTATCTGTTTCCAAGAGACGGCCAAGGGTCATTGCATCCCACATGGACTTCTTGTCAAGCGTCTTGGACGGGAAGATCTCACTTGGATGCAATTGGGTGCTATGGCGTGCATATGTCTCAGGGTTCTTGGGCTTGGTGGTGCAATGCGCACCGTATTGGGTGCTTGAGGTGGACTTGCTCATCTTGAAGAAGCTCAGTCGAGGGCTAAAACAGTGGAAGGAGGATGAGCTTGCACTGGCACTGCTCAAAAGGGGGGGAGTTGAGGCGATGGGTGCAGCTGCTGAAGTGATTTTGTCTAATGAATGA
- the LOC103989506 gene encoding putative pentatricopeptide repeat-containing protein At1g09680 yields the protein MQALVTRRKPSLPLHPPVSPLFHPFLGHLNYSSSSHSPPWYSPPPQTPQADPLLLTISHAVLDSATTSLDASLKPLLPSINPSLFVSLLTLNPLSLPPSSLLDFFHWLSARPTFRHTPLSYLAMAAFLLRHRLPSAALPLLHLLVARRGHHSAPALFSAALQAVTPAPLQSSLVGALAVEYARVGHVSDAIQCLRLSHRHALPLPLDSCSRLLDHLLKSNSPAAAWAFYSEILAAGFPPRVTTFNVLMHSFCKEGKIKQAKSIFNEITKHGSCPTVVSFNTLINGYCKVGNLEAGFELKGRMLDVGLVPDVFTYSVLIRGLCKAGRLDDANELFDEMCSKGLVPNAVTFTTLIDGHCKEGKIEDAMEIYKEMLKRSVRPDVITLNATVNVLCKSGDLGEANRVVEEMRHSGLLPDKVTYTTLIDGCCKEGDLKMAIEIKKRMAVEGIELDEVTYTTLIAGLSREGWVADANTTLHEMVRAGLLPDVATYTMVIDAFCRKGDVKMGFKLLKEMQSKGHKPGVVTYNVIMNGLCKLGQTKNANMLLNAMINVGVAPDDITYNILLDGHCKHGNIEDHKELKGEKGMILDFASYSSLINELVKRPKNH from the coding sequence ATGCAAGCTTTGGTAACGAGAAGAAAGCCATCACTTCCCCTGCATCCTCCGGTCTCTCCTCTCTTTCATCCTTTTTTGGGGCATCTTAATTATTCCTCCTCTTCCCATTCGCCTCCATGGTATTCACCGCCGCCTCAAACCCCGCAAGCGGACCCTCTCCTCCTCACCATCTCCCACGCCGTCCTCGACTCCGCCACTACCTCTCTCGATGCCTCCCTGAAGCCCCTCTTACCCTCCATTAATCCATCCCTCTTTGTCTCCCTACTTACCCTCAATCCCCTCTCCCTCCCACCGTCCTCCCTGCTTGACTTCTTCCACTGGCTCTCCGCCCGCCCCACCTTTCGTCACACCCCCCTCTCCTACCTCGCCATGGCCGCCTTCCTCCTCCGGCATCGCCTCCCATCCGCGGCCCTCCCCCTCCTCCACCTTCTCGTCGCCCGCCGCGGCCACCACTCGGCTCCCGCCCTCTTCTCCGCTGCCCTCCAGGCCGTCACCCCCGCCCCGCTCCAGTCCTCCCTCGTCGGCGCCCTTGCCGTCGAGTACGCCCGCGTTGGCCACGTCTCTGACGCTATCCAGTGTCTCCGCCTCTCCCACAGGCACGCCCTTCCGCTGCCGCTCGACTCGTGCTCTCGCCTCCTCGACCACCTCCTCAAGTCCAACTCCCCTGCTGCCGCCTGGGCTTTCTACTCCGAGATTCTTGCTGCCGGATTCCCACCCAGAGTGACAACGTTCAACGTGTTGATGCACTCCTTCTGCAAGGAAGGTAAGATCAAGCAAGCAAAGTCGATTTTTAATGAGATCACTAAGCATGGATCTTGTCCCACGGTGGTGAGCTTCAACACCCTCATCAATGGTTACTGCAAAGTCGGGAACCTGGAGGCAGGATTCGAGTTAAAAGGTCGAATGCTCGATGTGGGTCTTGTTCCTGACGTTTTCACATACAGCGTCTTGATTAGAGGATTGTGCAAAGCGGGACGATTGGATGATGCCAACGAGTTATTCGATGAAATGTGCTCTAAAGGGTTGGTCCCAAATGCTGTTACCTTTACTACATTGATTGATGGGCACTGTAAGGAGGGAAAGATTGAGGATGCCATGGAGATTTATAAAGAAATGTTGAAGAGAAGTGTTAGACCTGATGTGATCACGTTAAATGCTACTGTGAATGTCCTTTGCAAGTCTGGAGATTTGGGAGAGGCAAATCGGGTTGTGGAGGAGATGAGACATAGTGGATTGCTGCCTGATAAAGTGACTTACACCACTCTGATTGATGGCTGTTGCAAGGAGGGTGATCTTAAGATGGCGATCGAGATTAAGAAGAGAATGGCAGTTGAAGGGATCGAGTTGGATGAAGTGACATACACAACACTTATCGCTGGGTTGAGTAGAGAAGGTTGGGTAGCCGATGCAAACACGACTCTGCATGAGATGGTAAGAGCTGGCCTCTTACCAGACGTGGCAACCTACACTATGGTGATCGATGCATTTTGTAGGAAGGGAGATGTAAAGATGGGTTTTAAGTTGTTAAAGGAGATGCAAAGTAAGGGTCACAAGCCAGGAGTTGTCACATACAATGTGATCATGAATGGTCTCTGCAAGCTTGGACAAACGAAGAATGCAAACATGCTCCTAAATGCCATGATTAATGTGGGAGTTGCTCCAGACGATATTACCTATAATATTTTATTGGATGGGCATTGCAAGCATGGCAACATTGAAGACCACAAGGAATTAAAAGGTGAAAAGGGAATGATATTGGATTTTGCATCTTATTCTTCATTGATCAATGAATTAGTTAAAAGGCCTAAGAACCACTAA